A single genomic interval of Cryomorphaceae bacterium 1068 harbors:
- a CDS encoding succinylglutamate desuccinylase/aspartoacylase family protein — protein MKNYKLLKPKEIKLFDFIEGRSVNIQREIAAIKGDKPGPNIVFIGGMHGNEPTGVLALHHVMEQLHQLKPLISGNVYALVGNLTALERGERFIVNDLNRIWQADKVERARKRDYHPDEMINEVEEQIELWAYLDGLLKESNQKFYFVDLHTTSVKSEPFIFMSDTLMNRQFIRKMPVPVVIGIEEHLDEPLLSYVNDLGYPSLAFEGGQHTDPESVRNHEAMIWLSLVNGGLMKKREVPKYRKYYHQLYHATEGNKKVYEIRMRQAIHPGDSFKMVSGFNNFQKIKKGEPLATLNGHKLKANENAQIFMPLYQEKGEDGFFIIRIIARFWLSVSYVFRRLNLYRILGYLPGVRRFMGSDHVMVVNRQVAKWYSVEILHLMGYRRKKKQGHLTLFIRRKFDLRGPWNGKKQR, from the coding sequence TTGAAGAACTACAAACTATTGAAGCCGAAAGAGATTAAGTTATTCGATTTTATAGAAGGCCGCTCTGTAAATATTCAGCGCGAAATTGCAGCTATCAAGGGCGATAAGCCCGGGCCTAATATCGTTTTCATCGGTGGTATGCATGGCAACGAGCCAACCGGAGTTTTGGCACTTCACCATGTAATGGAGCAACTGCACCAACTCAAGCCACTCATTTCCGGGAATGTATATGCACTAGTAGGAAACCTAACTGCTCTGGAACGTGGAGAACGATTCATAGTCAATGACCTCAACCGCATATGGCAAGCCGATAAGGTCGAGAGGGCGCGAAAACGCGACTATCATCCTGATGAGATGATCAATGAGGTAGAGGAGCAAATCGAGCTTTGGGCATACCTGGATGGACTCTTGAAAGAAAGCAATCAGAAGTTCTATTTCGTCGACTTACACACAACTTCAGTGAAGTCTGAGCCGTTTATTTTCATGAGTGATACCTTGATGAACCGTCAGTTCATCAGAAAAATGCCGGTACCGGTTGTGATAGGTATCGAAGAACACTTGGACGAACCACTCCTGAGTTACGTAAATGACTTGGGATACCCTTCTCTTGCCTTTGAAGGCGGCCAACACACCGACCCTGAATCTGTGAGAAACCATGAGGCGATGATTTGGCTTTCATTGGTTAATGGTGGATTGATGAAGAAAAGGGAAGTACCCAAGTACCGAAAATACTACCACCAACTCTATCATGCTACGGAAGGAAACAAGAAGGTGTATGAGATCAGAATGCGCCAAGCCATACATCCAGGCGACAGCTTCAAGATGGTGAGTGGTTTTAACAATTTTCAAAAAATAAAGAAAGGCGAACCTTTAGCTACACTAAACGGGCACAAACTCAAAGCCAATGAAAATGCGCAGATTTTCATGCCGCTTTATCAAGAAAAAGGGGAAGATGGATTCTTCATCATTCGAATAATTGCGCGGTTTTGGCTTTCTGTTTCTTATGTTTTTCGCAGGTTAAATCTTTATCGGATACTTGGCTATCTGCCGGGTGTCCGTCGTTTTATGGGTAGTGACCACGTTATGGTGGTAAACCGACAAGTAGCCAAATGGTACAGTGTGGAAATTCTCCACTTAATGGGATACCGACGCAAAAAGAAGCAAGGTCATTTGACACTTTTCATCCGTCGAAAATTTGATCTGAGAGGTCCTTGGAACGGCAAAAAACAGAGGTAA
- a CDS encoding LysM domain-containing protein, with translation MNQEHFEYLVEVRKRKYHKIRSGDTLSGIARRYGTSVRNICRLNGIRSTTTLRIGRTLRYN, from the coding sequence TTGAATCAAGAGCATTTCGAGTATCTGGTAGAAGTACGAAAACGCAAATACCATAAGATACGCAGCGGTGACACCCTTTCAGGAATAGCCAGAAGATATGGTACTTCTGTGAGAAATATTTGCAGACTCAATGGAATTAGGAGTACTACTACCTTGCGCATAGGTAGAACGCTCCGCTATAATTGA
- a CDS encoding transglycosylase domain-containing protein, producing MAKKSTPKPRKSPTKKKKSKSKSNWKRRIIKFSLFAFFGVLLLLFLLFGAVYIGLFGPLPSKADLTGIKQENASEIYSSDGELLGKYFIKNRSSISFGEIPQNAIDALVATEDSRFFEHEGIDFYSIPRVVIKTIILGDRSGGGGSTISQQLIKNLFGRADHGALSMPVNKLKENITALKLEDIYSKEEIITLYLNTVSFGENVYGIKAAAQRYFDKTPDELELTEAATLIGMLKANTSYNPRLYPEASKERRNVVLALMVREGSLPPDELIQLQAEPIKLDYQKLEGQYGPAPYLRDFLKPKITKVLESTDRGDGKPYNLYSDGLKISLSIDSRLQANAEVAVKKQMRRIQADFDTHWKGKKPWGNDESFLWNEAKKSIRYKRLSNAGLAEKEIKEIFSTPTRLNVFTFDGYQSKTMSPLDSIAYHQMILQAGFMAMNAKTGDILAYVGGIDFGHFPYDHITSHRQVGSTFKPFVYAAALEAGIRPCDYFENEPIIFSNYDDWSPQNSGGPEGGFYTVKGGLAKSVNTIVARLIAEIGPDAARNLAQRLGIRSDLPDGPSIALGVADLSLLEMVPAYSAFANEGILSEPNFILKIETADGKTLFQSKPKKGEKALDYDVAATMREMLELVVDSGTARSLRSVYEIKTDIGGKTGTTQNNADGWFMSITPNMVCGAWVGGQSPLVRFRSTRLGQGAATALPIVGEFIKSSESVKTTKPLVGTRFPDTDADVLLDMLCPIYVENRTEHFLEDLFDKESRQERRELRQQARQEELQEEYEEKEEKKGWMNRLLDKLSKKKK from the coding sequence TTGGCCAAGAAATCCACACCTAAGCCACGAAAATCACCAACCAAAAAGAAAAAGTCGAAAAGTAAATCCAATTGGAAAAGGCGAATTATCAAATTCAGCCTTTTCGCATTTTTTGGAGTGCTGCTTCTGCTCTTTTTACTTTTCGGTGCCGTTTACATCGGGTTGTTTGGGCCGTTACCTTCCAAGGCTGACCTCACGGGAATCAAACAAGAAAATGCCAGTGAAATTTATTCGTCCGATGGCGAGCTGCTCGGAAAGTACTTCATTAAAAATCGTTCAAGTATTAGCTTTGGGGAAATTCCTCAAAACGCAATTGACGCACTTGTTGCTACTGAAGATAGTCGGTTCTTTGAGCACGAAGGAATAGACTTTTACAGCATTCCGAGGGTTGTTATTAAAACCATCATCTTGGGAGATAGGTCGGGTGGTGGCGGTAGCACCATTTCACAACAGCTGATCAAAAACCTATTTGGACGAGCAGATCACGGAGCCCTTTCAATGCCTGTGAACAAACTCAAGGAAAACATCACAGCGCTTAAGCTCGAGGACATCTATTCGAAAGAGGAAATCATTACCCTCTATCTCAATACAGTGAGTTTTGGCGAGAACGTTTACGGCATTAAAGCAGCCGCTCAGCGGTATTTCGATAAAACTCCCGATGAACTTGAACTCACAGAAGCTGCCACTCTGATAGGGATGCTCAAGGCCAATACATCGTATAACCCTCGATTATACCCCGAAGCTTCAAAAGAACGACGAAACGTTGTACTCGCGCTGATGGTGCGCGAAGGTTCTCTCCCACCCGACGAGCTCATTCAGCTTCAGGCCGAGCCTATAAAATTAGATTATCAAAAACTCGAAGGTCAATACGGCCCGGCTCCATATCTGCGAGATTTTCTAAAACCAAAAATCACCAAAGTCTTAGAGAGCACCGATCGCGGAGATGGCAAGCCTTACAATCTCTACAGCGATGGGCTGAAAATTAGTCTTTCGATTGATTCTCGACTTCAAGCCAATGCCGAGGTAGCGGTGAAAAAACAGATGCGGAGGATTCAAGCTGATTTTGACACGCACTGGAAAGGGAAAAAACCCTGGGGAAATGACGAAAGCTTCCTTTGGAACGAGGCCAAAAAATCCATACGATACAAAAGACTGTCTAATGCCGGCCTTGCGGAAAAAGAAATCAAAGAAATATTCTCGACTCCGACTCGTCTCAACGTTTTCACCTTCGATGGATATCAATCAAAAACAATGAGCCCGCTCGACTCCATCGCTTACCACCAGATGATTCTTCAAGCAGGCTTCATGGCCATGAACGCCAAAACTGGAGATATCCTGGCATATGTAGGCGGAATAGATTTCGGGCATTTTCCTTACGATCATATCACAAGCCACCGCCAAGTGGGCTCTACCTTCAAACCGTTTGTCTATGCTGCTGCGCTTGAAGCAGGTATCAGACCTTGCGATTATTTCGAAAATGAACCAATCATCTTTAGCAACTACGATGATTGGAGTCCGCAAAACTCAGGCGGACCAGAGGGCGGGTTCTACACGGTAAAAGGTGGTTTGGCAAAATCTGTGAATACTATCGTCGCTAGGCTCATCGCCGAAATTGGTCCTGATGCCGCTCGGAATTTGGCACAGCGACTCGGAATCAGATCAGACTTGCCCGATGGCCCTTCCATTGCCTTGGGTGTAGCCGATTTATCCCTTTTGGAGATGGTTCCCGCATACAGCGCTTTTGCGAATGAAGGAATCTTATCCGAACCCAATTTCATTTTGAAGATTGAAACGGCTGATGGGAAGACGCTTTTTCAATCCAAGCCGAAAAAGGGTGAAAAAGCCTTGGATTACGATGTGGCGGCTACTATGCGGGAAATGCTCGAATTGGTGGTAGACAGCGGAACAGCTCGCTCTCTTCGATCCGTCTACGAAATAAAAACGGATATCGGAGGAAAAACAGGAACAACGCAGAACAACGCCGACGGGTGGTTTATGTCAATCACTCCCAATATGGTTTGCGGAGCTTGGGTGGGTGGTCAATCACCATTGGTTCGCTTTCGATCGACAAGGCTAGGCCAGGGAGCTGCTACCGCCCTACCCATTGTTGGCGAGTTTATCAAATCTTCTGAGTCTGTAAAAACCACTAAGCCGCTCGTGGGAACACGATTCCCTGATACGGATGCAGATGTTCTTCTGGATATGCTCTGTCCTATCTATGTCGAAAATCGGACTGAACACTTTCTTGAAGACTTGTTTGACAAAGAATCTCGACAGGAAAGACGTGAACTTCGCCAACAAGCTCGTCAGGAAGAACTTCAGGAAGAGTACGAGGAAAAAGAAGAGAAAAAAGGCTGGATGAATCGGCTTTTGGACAAACTCAGCAAGAAGAAAAAGTAA
- a CDS encoding HIRAN domain-containing protein, whose protein sequence is MIATTSSNQAVPQLPIRYFSEPFYLDRTYLSGLAYYDYHLAYRSISNGDPLTLKREPNNKYDRFAVAVYFCGRKLGYWPFPENKAIANLMDRDVRVKARVVSIHPDKNEVYEALSAEAFVSM, encoded by the coding sequence ATGATCGCAACAACATCTTCAAATCAAGCAGTACCTCAGCTGCCCATCCGTTATTTCTCAGAACCCTTCTACCTCGACCGTACTTATTTAAGTGGCTTAGCCTACTACGATTATCACTTGGCATATCGATCCATTTCCAATGGCGATCCACTTACGTTGAAACGAGAACCCAATAACAAATACGATCGATTTGCAGTCGCAGTTTATTTTTGCGGTCGAAAGCTTGGCTACTGGCCGTTTCCCGAAAATAAGGCTATCGCCAATCTGATGGATAGAGATGTAAGGGTAAAGGCTCGGGTGGTCTCCATTCATCCCGATAAGAACGAAGTATATGAAGCTCTTTCGGCCGAGGCCTTTGTGAGCATGTAG
- a CDS encoding sulfite exporter TauE/SafE family protein, with amino-acid sequence MEPIEIAISIGGGFIAGIINTLAGSGSVITLAILTELLGLPGGVANGTNRIGVALQTVSSSVTFQKAKILTLKEQARPLILMVVGASIGIALALNISNDQFMDVFKYMVVALFFVLLIKPKRWIYPDESKPTWPRPLLDLSYFCLGIYGGFIQMGMGIFFLAIAVIGGRMPLLKANVIKVLAIGIYTIPAIIFFAFDGKVHWLYGSTIGIGQLAGGWITARYAVKFPNINTYAYYALLVAVALSLFSLFDIF; translated from the coding sequence TTGGAACCTATAGAAATCGCCATATCAATCGGTGGTGGCTTCATCGCCGGTATCATCAATACTCTAGCGGGAAGCGGCTCAGTTATCACACTGGCTATTCTAACAGAATTGCTCGGACTACCCGGTGGAGTGGCTAATGGCACCAATAGAATCGGCGTAGCTCTTCAAACCGTTTCCTCTTCGGTCACTTTCCAAAAAGCGAAGATTCTCACATTAAAGGAGCAAGCTCGACCACTTATTTTAATGGTAGTCGGCGCTTCCATCGGTATTGCGCTAGCGTTGAATATCAGCAATGACCAATTCATGGATGTCTTCAAGTACATGGTCGTCGCATTATTCTTCGTATTGCTCATTAAACCAAAACGATGGATTTACCCAGACGAGTCTAAGCCCACTTGGCCTCGACCGCTGCTGGACTTGTCTTATTTCTGCTTGGGCATTTATGGCGGCTTTATCCAAATGGGAATGGGCATCTTCTTCTTGGCTATTGCCGTAATTGGCGGTCGTATGCCCTTGCTCAAGGCAAACGTAATCAAGGTACTGGCCATTGGCATCTACACCATTCCAGCCATCATATTTTTCGCTTTTGACGGAAAAGTGCACTGGCTTTATGGCTCCACCATTGGCATAGGCCAATTGGCAGGAGGGTGGATTACCGCCAGATATGCGGTGAAATTCCCCAACATTAACACCTATGCATACTACGCTCTATTGGTGGCAGTGGCACTTTCACTATTTTCTCTTTTTGATATTTTCTAA
- a CDS encoding MG2 domain-containing protein yields the protein MFRLLLFCFSALILILSSCEEKPEKIKIDPAFGEYIQGYTSGVISVDEPIVIELAKPYEEGNTLPEGILEFEPQISGNIVFIDNQRLVFEPGQKLQGGTDYTVRLNLPELFAESKDLGVFLFQFQTIDQNLSIYFDGYELESPTDISKVAVSGTIRTADNCTITELQEALNARQGDTKKPLEISQVDLRRFKFSITGVQRMEESSDVSISVSGDVFEPQDKKDAKLIIPSINDFSVMSAEYVKGAEEMINIYFSDPLETQELTGSITLEGTDDSALNFKQNGNKVSVILKKGLQGEKLLTVAGQVKNTAGRQMGKNFTKTMVFDPENPAVRMVGNKFVVPTQSEGLIFPFEAVSLNSVDIYITKVFSNNVLQYLQSNDQGGNRSLYSVGRTVYKKHLDLRKVGADKIYEWNRYHVDLSEIINKDKSALYEVEVRFKKDYAALDCIEPDESTVVFQDGWLEDSEDLEEEYWRYYRYDWDQRDNPCNQAYYNRYRTKAGKVVMATNLGVIAKKGGDGLLHLAVSDIKSAKAVSGATLEVYDFQQQLVANGNTDSEGFATVECSRTPFAVLVKTVNDQTILKVNDGSSLSLSKFDVQGKTINDGLKGFIYGERGVWRPGDSLHLNFILRDEAGKLPENHPVKMQLFNSRGQLADMQISSSGLNGFYDFSTATAPDDPTGDYRLKVSVGNQDFEKRIPIETIKPNRLKIDLEVDQSNSTSQYLKATLSAAWLHGVVATGLKADVSMRLSSTKTSFDKFRGFHFDNLLESNVSRNSEKVFEGTLDDDGKKSLTISMADRGNKASGKLKAYFETKVYEPGGGFSVDYYNATVSPYSSYAGLKVPEGELWGGALETEKDHLIELAAAQESGIVLANKDVQVTIYRVDRRWWFDRYSGNQYNYLNTGSFRKHREETVTLVNGRGSIKVNMDKENWGRYLIRVEDKESGHSAAQFVFFDWPYWMRTNRTEGEAASILGFSSDKETYNPGDVIKISFPSPKEGRALVTIENGTSVLVKRWVETTEGETKVEIPVTGEMAPNAYVHISLVQPHDQTINDRPIRMFGVIPITVEDPETILSPELKLPKVIRPEQSFSVEVSENTGSAMTYTLAVVDEGLLDLTNFKTPDPHRYFYAHEALGVRTWDYYDHVVGSIGTVNSGILSIGGDDEAADPSKQKARRFKPVVHHLGPFELKEGKSQEHIIDMPNYVGSVRVMVVAGNGDAFGKVEETVPVKSELMVLGTLPRVLGPGETVSVPVNVFAMEDGVKDVTVTLKSNEYLMAQSDVKQTVHFDEPGEQMVYFELKTIESEGVAEISILASAGNKKASYETEVQLRSPNPIYSTVKDTVIAPNGEWSQKIAYFGLEGTNEATIEVSKLPSIKLEKRLGYLMGYPHGCVEQLTSKAFPQLYLGKFVSLNSSQQAEITENVDYVLHQLRNFQINGGGFSYWPGLSYGNDWGTTYAGHFMLAAEEAGYALPAGMKRDWINYQKRQAGAWVSTSYTSRSYSQRSQAYRLLTLALANEPDFGAMNTLRERSNLGNSSKWILSLAYANAGRSKEALALIQALPKNIDDYTELGYSYGSSTRDEAFVLMALHKLNQATDAAVVARQLAKKLGSESFYSTQTTAMTLLALADYLGEYKDDGLKFDLNIDGKSETIQTGKPVHSAHFGEKDKNKPVTIQNQSEQTLYATLITSGRPAEGMEKKQNSNLLMEVNYLDANFDPIDESSLKKGTDIIVEIVITNPKSRLLSEMALIHSVPSGWEILNSRMSGMTDASSIEPEYQDIRDDKVMTYFDLQSNQKIRLYARINASYSGRFYLPAIVCNAMYDESIISVEPGKWIEVK from the coding sequence ATGTTTCGCCTTCTTTTATTTTGCTTCTCAGCCCTTATCTTGATCTTATCTTCTTGCGAAGAAAAACCCGAAAAGATAAAAATCGATCCCGCCTTCGGAGAGTATATTCAAGGATATACCTCAGGCGTTATTTCAGTAGATGAACCGATTGTCATCGAATTGGCGAAGCCTTATGAAGAAGGAAACACCTTACCCGAAGGCATACTAGAGTTCGAGCCTCAAATAAGTGGAAACATCGTTTTCATTGACAATCAACGGTTGGTGTTTGAACCCGGCCAAAAACTACAAGGCGGTACAGATTATACAGTGAGACTTAATCTTCCCGAACTCTTTGCGGAATCAAAAGACCTGGGGGTTTTTTTGTTTCAATTTCAAACCATCGACCAAAACCTGAGTATCTACTTCGATGGATATGAATTAGAGTCTCCCACCGATATCTCTAAAGTAGCGGTCTCAGGCACAATAAGAACCGCAGACAATTGCACGATCACCGAACTTCAAGAAGCACTCAATGCACGTCAAGGCGATACTAAGAAGCCACTGGAAATAAGTCAAGTTGATCTCAGAAGATTTAAATTCTCCATCACGGGCGTACAAAGAATGGAAGAGTCTTCAGACGTGTCGATCTCAGTAAGCGGCGACGTTTTTGAACCGCAGGATAAAAAAGATGCGAAACTGATCATTCCTTCCATAAATGACTTTAGCGTAATGAGTGCTGAATATGTGAAAGGAGCCGAAGAAATGATCAATATTTACTTCTCTGATCCGCTCGAAACGCAGGAACTCACAGGCTCTATAACCCTAGAAGGCACTGATGATTCAGCACTTAACTTTAAGCAAAACGGCAATAAAGTAAGTGTCATTTTAAAGAAAGGGCTTCAAGGTGAAAAGCTGCTTACCGTAGCGGGGCAGGTCAAGAATACTGCGGGTCGACAAATGGGGAAGAACTTTACCAAGACTATGGTCTTTGATCCCGAGAACCCTGCAGTTCGCATGGTGGGAAACAAATTTGTTGTTCCAACCCAAAGCGAGGGACTCATTTTTCCTTTTGAAGCAGTATCGCTCAACTCGGTTGACATTTACATCACAAAGGTTTTTAGCAACAATGTGCTTCAATACTTGCAATCCAATGATCAAGGGGGAAACAGGTCGCTTTACTCAGTCGGCCGAACGGTTTACAAAAAGCACTTGGACCTTAGAAAAGTTGGTGCTGACAAGATTTATGAATGGAACAGATACCATGTCGACTTGAGTGAAATTATCAATAAAGACAAATCTGCCCTGTACGAGGTAGAGGTTAGGTTCAAGAAAGACTATGCAGCTTTGGATTGTATCGAACCCGACGAAAGTACGGTTGTATTCCAGGATGGCTGGCTAGAGGATTCTGAGGACTTGGAGGAAGAGTATTGGCGCTATTACCGCTACGATTGGGACCAACGTGACAATCCTTGCAATCAAGCATATTACAACCGATACCGAACAAAAGCAGGCAAAGTAGTCATGGCGACTAATTTGGGGGTAATTGCTAAAAAAGGCGGAGATGGCCTATTGCATCTGGCCGTAAGCGATATCAAATCGGCCAAGGCAGTCAGCGGAGCGACTTTAGAGGTATACGACTTCCAACAACAATTGGTGGCCAATGGCAATACGGACAGTGAAGGTTTTGCAACTGTAGAGTGTTCTCGAACTCCGTTTGCAGTTTTGGTAAAAACAGTTAACGACCAAACCATTCTAAAAGTAAATGACGGGAGCTCCCTATCACTCTCCAAGTTTGATGTACAAGGTAAAACTATTAACGATGGCTTGAAAGGATTCATCTATGGCGAAAGAGGCGTTTGGCGTCCGGGTGATTCGCTTCACCTTAATTTCATTCTGCGCGATGAAGCAGGAAAATTGCCTGAAAACCATCCAGTAAAAATGCAGTTGTTCAATTCGCGTGGGCAATTGGCAGACATGCAAATAAGCAGCAGTGGCTTAAATGGGTTTTATGATTTCTCTACAGCTACCGCACCTGATGACCCCACAGGCGACTATCGCCTTAAAGTGTCCGTCGGCAACCAAGATTTTGAAAAGCGCATTCCCATTGAAACGATCAAACCCAATCGCTTGAAAATCGATTTGGAAGTAGATCAATCCAATTCGACGAGTCAATACCTTAAAGCCACTCTTTCTGCGGCTTGGCTTCACGGTGTTGTTGCCACAGGACTGAAAGCCGATGTGAGCATGAGGCTAAGCTCAACCAAAACATCATTCGATAAGTTTCGTGGATTTCACTTCGACAATCTATTGGAATCAAACGTTTCAAGAAACAGCGAAAAGGTGTTTGAAGGCACTTTGGACGATGATGGTAAAAAGTCTTTGACCATTTCGATGGCCGATCGTGGAAACAAAGCATCGGGAAAACTCAAGGCCTACTTCGAGACAAAAGTATATGAGCCCGGCGGAGGTTTTAGCGTGGATTATTACAACGCTACCGTTAGCCCCTACTCCTCCTATGCGGGGCTTAAAGTGCCCGAAGGCGAATTATGGGGAGGAGCTTTGGAAACAGAAAAGGACCACCTAATCGAATTGGCCGCCGCACAGGAATCGGGAATAGTATTGGCGAACAAAGACGTTCAGGTCACCATCTACCGAGTGGACCGCAGGTGGTGGTTTGACCGATACTCAGGAAATCAATACAACTATCTGAATACCGGTAGCTTCAGGAAACACCGCGAAGAAACCGTGACATTGGTGAACGGTCGAGGGAGCATCAAAGTAAACATGGACAAGGAAAACTGGGGTCGCTATTTGATTCGTGTCGAAGACAAAGAAAGTGGTCATTCGGCAGCACAATTCGTGTTCTTTGATTGGCCGTATTGGATGCGGACCAACCGCACCGAAGGCGAAGCTGCATCGATACTAGGCTTTAGCAGCGACAAGGAAACGTACAACCCCGGCGATGTGATCAAGATTAGTTTTCCATCTCCAAAAGAAGGCAGGGCCCTGGTGACTATTGAAAACGGAACTTCCGTTCTTGTGAAAAGATGGGTAGAAACAACTGAGGGCGAGACCAAAGTAGAAATTCCCGTAACGGGAGAAATGGCACCTAACGCATACGTGCATATCTCTCTTGTGCAGCCGCATGATCAGACGATTAACGATCGACCGATCAGGATGTTTGGAGTCATTCCGATTACTGTTGAAGACCCTGAGACTATTCTGAGTCCTGAATTGAAACTGCCAAAAGTGATCCGTCCGGAACAGTCTTTTTCCGTAGAAGTTTCGGAAAATACTGGAAGCGCCATGACATACACTTTAGCCGTCGTGGACGAAGGGTTGCTGGATCTCACCAATTTCAAAACTCCCGATCCACACCGCTATTTCTACGCGCATGAAGCCTTAGGCGTGCGCACCTGGGATTACTACGATCATGTAGTTGGTTCAATTGGAACAGTAAACTCGGGTATTCTCAGCATCGGTGGAGACGATGAGGCGGCTGATCCTTCGAAACAAAAAGCCAGAAGATTCAAACCAGTCGTGCATCACTTAGGCCCGTTTGAGTTGAAAGAAGGAAAATCGCAGGAGCACATCATCGACATGCCAAACTATGTGGGATCGGTAAGGGTAATGGTCGTTGCCGGAAATGGAGATGCTTTTGGCAAAGTAGAAGAAACCGTGCCTGTGAAGAGCGAGTTAATGGTTTTGGGAACCTTGCCACGAGTGTTGGGACCGGGCGAAACGGTGTCCGTTCCGGTCAACGTTTTTGCCATGGAAGATGGGGTGAAAGACGTAACCGTAACACTGAAGTCAAACGAGTACCTTATGGCCCAAAGTGATGTGAAACAGACCGTTCACTTTGATGAGCCAGGTGAGCAGATGGTCTATTTCGAATTGAAAACAATTGAATCAGAAGGTGTAGCAGAGATTTCCATTCTCGCCTCGGCAGGAAATAAAAAAGCAAGCTACGAAACTGAAGTGCAGTTGAGATCTCCGAATCCTATTTACTCCACGGTAAAAGATACAGTGATCGCTCCCAACGGGGAATGGTCTCAAAAGATAGCCTATTTCGGTTTGGAAGGCACCAACGAGGCAACGATAGAAGTGTCAAAATTGCCTTCGATAAAGCTTGAGAAACGGCTCGGCTATCTGATGGGGTATCCTCATGGCTGTGTGGAGCAGCTCACTTCCAAGGCCTTTCCCCAGCTGTACTTAGGGAAATTCGTTTCGCTCAATTCAAGCCAGCAAGCCGAAATCACGGAAAATGTAGACTATGTCCTACATCAATTGAGGAATTTTCAAATAAATGGAGGAGGCTTTTCTTATTGGCCGGGGCTGAGCTATGGCAATGACTGGGGTACAACCTATGCAGGACATTTTATGCTGGCGGCCGAAGAAGCAGGGTATGCATTGCCTGCAGGAATGAAAAGAGATTGGATCAACTACCAAAAGCGACAAGCAGGTGCATGGGTTTCAACAAGCTACACCTCTCGCTCCTATTCTCAGCGCAGCCAAGCCTACCGCTTACTCACCCTGGCTCTAGCCAATGAGCCAGATTTCGGTGCCATGAATACGCTGAGAGAGCGATCAAATCTGGGCAATTCATCCAAGTGGATTCTCAGCTTGGCCTATGCCAATGCAGGCCGCTCCAAAGAGGCCTTGGCGCTCATTCAGGCTTTACCCAAGAATATAGACGACTATACTGAATTGGGATACAGTTACGGAAGTTCCACCCGCGATGAGGCATTTGTTTTGATGGCACTTCATAAGCTTAACCAAGCTACAGATGCCGCTGTGGTCGCGAGGCAGCTCGCAAAGAAATTAGGTTCAGAAAGCTTTTACAGCACTCAAACTACCGCTATGACCCTTCTCGCACTTGCAGATTATTTGGGCGAGTACAAGGATGACGGGTTGAAATTCGATCTGAATATTGACGGAAAGTCAGAGACCATTCAAACAGGTAAACCCGTTCACTCTGCTCATTTCGGAGAAAAAGACAAGAATAAGCCGGTTACCATTCAGAATCAGTCGGAGCAAACGCTTTACGCGACCCTTATCACTTCGGGCAGGCCGGCAGAAGGAATGGAGAAAAAGCAAAACTCAAATTTGCTGATGGAGGTCAATTACCTCGATGCCAATTTTGATCCGATCGACGAAAGCTCTTTGAAAAAAGGGACAGATATCATCGTGGAGATTGTCATCACAAATCCTAAGAGCCGACTTCTGAGTGAAATGGCTTTGATTCACAGTGTTCCTTCGGGATGGGAAATCTTAAACTCCAGAATGTCCGGAATGACTGATGCATCCAGTATTGAGCCCGAATATCAGGATATCAGAGACGACAAGGTGATGACCTACTTCGATCTACAGTCCAATCAGAAAATACGACTCTACGCCAGGATTAATGCATCGTATTCGGGAAGATTTTACCTGCCCGCGATCGTGTGCAACGCCATGTACGACGAATCAATTATCTCAGTAGAGCCCGGAAAGTGGATTGAAGTAAAATAA